The genomic interval ATAAGCTTTACAATATTTCCAAAGGGAAAGTTTATTTAAATTCCAATTACTATTCAATCTTTTTAAATCAAAAATACTTATCATTAAAAAATTATCTGAACCGTCAATATCTTTTAAAGCAAAGAACTCATCATCTGTAGTTGTATAAGAAGAAATTATTAATAATGTTAAGAATTGATAATTGTCATTATTAACCTTATCACGAACAATGGAAATTACTTTACTTGCTCTTTCTTCATAGTTACTATCTTCATGACTGGAATTCAATAAAACATTCACATAAGCTAATTTATTTTCATCAAATTGCCATATTGATTCACCATCACTTAATTCTAATTTGTTTTTGATTTGAACGTTTAAATCAGTCATTGACCAACTCATTTTTCTTAACTCTTTAAAAGAATCATTTTCAATGTTTAAATCATAAATTTTTAATAATTCTTCTAAGTAGTTATTGCTTTTTAATTCACTAACAATATAATTGTTAAGTGAGTACATTTGTGCACTTGGAAATATCAGATAATATACGTCATTAAATATGACAAATGGTTTTAAAAGAATTGGGTTTTTGTTAATATTAATTAAGTCTATTTCATCATTTTCTATATCAAAAACAAAACTACTTATAACATCACTTTTAATATTAAATTTATTATAAATAGCTTGTAGTTCTTCTCTACTAAAGCATACTAAATCTTTATGCGTATTAAAAAAGTCTTCGTCAGGAAAAAATAACTCATTGTCATTATTCTCTAAACAAGTATATCTTTTTAATCCAATTTCAGATGCAATATTTGAATGTATTGAAAGGAAAAATATAATAGATTCAAACATGCTTTTTTTGAACTCATTGCTTAAATCATTTTCTGCATGTAATATACTGTATGCAAGTCCTTGAACTATTTCTGTACTATTAATTACAATTCCAGGAAAAACTATATTATTACCATTTGAAAAATGAAAATTTTCTGTGAATGAAGTTTCAACTGGGTCTTCTCGATAATCACTTGGAAACATTTCTTGAATTGCATTTACAACTCCATCATAATTAAGTTCATTATTAATATTATTCATGTTCTTAGCTAGCAAACTAAGAATGATTTCTAACCTTAAATTTTTACCATGATTTTCTGGACATAATTGTAATATTGAAAATAATTTCAATAATTCGGATGTATTCTTCTTTGATATATATTTTATAAAATCTTCATAATCTTCCATTCTTAAAAATACATTTTAATTTAAGATTTAGCATTTACTCTTTTGAAAAAATTCGTACATTAGTAATGTCCAAGTAGCTCAGTGGATAGAGCTCCTCCCTGCTAAGGAGGTGGTCGCGGGTTCGAGTCCCGCCTTGAAAATAATATCCTTTTTAGGATTCTAAATATTTAAAGTCCTAATTTATATTTTAGGGCTTTTTTCTTTTTAACCCATTCCACACATATTACGCTTCCCTCCTACGTCGTCGCATAAAAAGTGTTCCATTAACATTGTAGAAGAAACTTTTGAAAACAAAGTTTTTAGAAAGAAAAAAATCAATGAATATAGTAACAACTTTCGCTTTTAACCAAAGCTCAAGTTACATAACGCAGAACATTAGAGAATATTTTTACATATTTGCGAATAGCGCTTTTTCTGCGCTAATTTACATAGTTCCAGATATAATTGCCTTTAGGCTTATATCGTCAGGAATTATGTAAAAGCATTTTATGCCAACGTTTCACTGTGTAGTTATAATTCGCTTTTATGCTTGTATTGAGCTTGTCAAAGTATAAAAAACCCATTTATTGAAAATTGCAGCTCAAAAGAATAGATCATTTAAAATATTTCACTGCCATTAATCAGAAGTTCGTCCACTTCCCTCCTACCTTCTTTTTCGCGAAAGCGAACTTCTTTAATAGTACAGTCTAAAGTCGAGCAACTTACAAGCCGCATAATGTTTTTTATGCAAATCTTCGACAACCGCTAGCATGTCATCATCTTCCTTAAATAAATAAAAGAACGCTTTATCCAGATTTGCGCTGGATATGCCGTTGTACGCATTACCATAGCCAGAAATTGCCCTTGCCTCCGTAATGTCTAGAAAATATTGAGCTTCTTCTTCGTCTAAGTCAAGCACCTTGGCATTTGAGAAATGTAAGATTTTCCCCGTGAGTCTTCCTTCAAAAATTTCTGCAATCTCTTGTATACTGTAATAATACTCGTTTAAACAAATCGTATTAGATTCGCCTTGCATGATTAAATAAATGATCTCATAATCCTTAAAGTGATGATCATCCAGTATCAATGCGTTTAAGCTATCTTCCAAACCTTCGATCGTATCGCAGGTTTTGTGAATGCTGGCCACTCCATAAGTGTCAGCTAATTGAAGTAGGTCCTGTTGTGTATCGGTATGCGTGACGGTTTCTATATCTGCTACGCCCTCTAGACAATAGATAAAATAGTCTACTTCTGTGAGTGGTTCTTGCTGCTGCAATGATCTCTTTTCTAACAATCTTAATTTTTTATTTAAAATTAATCATTTGTGTACAATTTTAGTGCAGTCTTTATATCCGTTGAAGGTTTATGAGATATTACTATTGTAAAGTGAATCACGTTTTCA from Dokdonia sp. Hel_I_53 carries:
- a CDS encoding DUF6642 family protein; translated protein: MLEKRSLQQQEPLTEVDYFIYCLEGVADIETVTHTDTQQDLLQLADTYGVASIHKTCDTIEGLEDSLNALILDDHHFKDYEIIYLIMQGESNTICLNEYYYSIQEIAEIFEGRLTGKILHFSNAKVLDLDEEEAQYFLDITEARAISGYGNAYNGISSANLDKAFFYLFKEDDDMLAVVEDLHKKHYAACKLLDFRLYY